One genomic region from Gemmatimonas sp. encodes:
- a CDS encoding amidohydrolase family protein, translating to MRAALPLLATFILANACSPTVDASGHSRSGDTALVIRSVTVVDVERGALLRDRTVLVHGRQIVSVDSGASTIPVGATVVDGTGKYVIPGLWDMHVHAARAGRAPRFWPLFLAHGVTGVRETGSYLDSLLHWRRVARENPRASPRVIWSSPMLDGDPPLYEHALVIATPSQARAVVARMDSLDFDYLKVYSGLSRESFLALADEAQRRGVRVAGEVPNPVPPAEAAEAGMRSFEHLWNLFEWCVPGAGELRDSLAALDRRDAPDAERRPLRERQWSRWLAGYDAACADTLALQLRRAGTWQTPTLVVNRSYSFPDSTWGSDVERASVAADVLAGWDTTRAALLAEYGVQGRAAWRARWMHERRMLQRMVAAGVGVLAGSDASDEPFVYAGSSLHEELVLLVQAGLTPLQALQAATVNPARFLNATDSLGTVAAGRLADLVLLDANPLVDIRHTSRIRGVVRDGHWLDRTALDGLLIQARRTPNPAP from the coding sequence GTGCGCGCTGCGCTGCCACTGCTCGCCACTTTTATCCTCGCGAACGCGTGTTCACCGACGGTTGACGCGAGCGGTCACTCACGCTCTGGGGACACCGCTCTCGTCATCCGCAGCGTCACGGTCGTCGACGTGGAGCGTGGTGCGCTGCTCCGCGACCGCACGGTGCTCGTGCACGGCAGGCAGATCGTATCCGTGGACTCCGGCGCATCCACGATTCCCGTTGGCGCGACCGTGGTCGATGGCACCGGGAAGTACGTGATTCCCGGCCTCTGGGACATGCATGTCCACGCCGCGCGTGCGGGACGCGCGCCCCGCTTCTGGCCGCTCTTCTTGGCGCACGGCGTCACCGGTGTGCGCGAGACGGGCAGCTACCTCGACAGCCTGCTGCACTGGCGCCGGGTCGCGCGTGAGAACCCGCGCGCATCGCCCCGGGTGATCTGGTCGAGCCCGATGCTCGATGGAGATCCTCCCCTGTACGAACATGCGCTCGTGATTGCTACTCCATCGCAGGCGCGCGCGGTGGTTGCGAGAATGGACTCGCTCGACTTCGACTATCTCAAGGTCTACAGCGGCTTGTCGCGGGAGAGCTTCCTCGCGCTCGCGGACGAGGCGCAGCGTCGCGGCGTGCGTGTCGCCGGCGAGGTCCCCAACCCTGTCCCGCCGGCGGAGGCCGCGGAGGCGGGCATGCGCAGCTTCGAGCACCTGTGGAACCTGTTCGAGTGGTGCGTACCGGGCGCCGGCGAGTTGCGGGACTCGCTCGCCGCGCTAGACCGCCGCGACGCGCCCGACGCCGAGCGTCGCCCGCTGCGCGAGCGGCAGTGGTCGCGCTGGCTCGCCGGGTACGACGCCGCCTGCGCCGACACGCTGGCACTGCAGCTGCGGCGTGCCGGCACGTGGCAGACCCCCACGCTCGTTGTTAACCGTAGTTACTCCTTCCCCGACTCCACCTGGGGGAGCGACGTGGAGCGGGCCTCGGTGGCCGCCGACGTACTGGCCGGTTGGGACACCACCCGCGCCGCCTTGCTGGCCGAGTACGGTGTGCAGGGTCGGGCGGCGTGGCGCGCACGCTGGATGCACGAGCGGCGAATGCTGCAGCGCATGGTGGCCGCAGGCGTGGGTGTGCTCGCTGGCAGCGATGCGAGCGACGAGCCGTTCGTCTACGCTGGCAGCAGCCTACATGAGGAGCTGGTGCTGCTCGTGCAGGCTGGCCTCACGCCGCTGCAGGCGCTGCAAGCGGCCACAGTGAATCCCGCGCGCTTCCTGAACGCCACCGACTCCTTGGGCACGGTCGCGGCCGGGAGGCTGGCGGACCTCGTGCTGCTCGACGCCAACCCACTGGTCGACATTCGTCATACCTCGCGCATTCGCGGCGTGGTGCGGGACGGTCATTGGCTGGATCGCACGGCGCTCGACGGGCTCCTGATACAGGCACGGCGCACGCCCAACCCCGCTCCCTGA